Below is a window of Geomonas oryzisoli DNA.
GTCCCCTTGCCACCGCCGTTGACCGAGGTGGCGGCGACGTTCGCGCCGGCCGGGACGCTCAACAGCTTCAGCGTTCCGGGTGCGAACATGGCGGTCGCGTTCAGCTTGTCGAGTTCGTCGGTCAGGGTGAAGTTCGCCGCGCCCAGGGCGCCCACGTTGCGGATGGTGAGGGTGTACTTGAGGGTGTCGCCGGGCCTCGCGTTGGCACCGGACTGCCCGGTCGTTGCGTTCTGCACGGTCTTGGTGAAGCTCAAAAGCGGCGCCTGGGTGGTCACGGTGAAGGCGTCCTGGCTGTCGAGTACCCCGGGGGTGCCGTTGGTCAGCGCGGCGGTCGTGGCCTGTATATCCCCTGTAGCGGTGACCGCAGGGTCGGCGCTCAGCCACCTGGTGGCGCCCGCCACGTTGGTGAGGGTGATCCCCCCCGCCGTGTAGGGGTCGAGCGAGGCGCTGTACGTCACCAGCAGTCGCTCTCCCGGCGCGATGGCCGCCGCGGACGACTTCATGGCGACGGTCATGGTGCAGGCGGGCGCGGGGGCGAAGCCCACGGTGAAGTCGGTGCCGTTCACGAGGTTCGCCGAGACGGGGGTGACCCCGTCGGCCTGGTAGACGCGCGCCGTGACGCCGGTCGGCGCCGAGCCGCACATGCTCCCCGGGGCGGGGGTGGTCACGCTGGGGAGGAGGTCGGTGAGGGTGGCCTGCCACGCGGTGCTGCCGCCGGTATTCTGGACGTTGAGCGTGAACAGGCCCGGGGCGAGCGCGTTGATGGTGGCCGGTCCGCTCTTTTGCACGGTCAGCGCGGGGCCGACGATGATGATCGCGGCGCTGGCGCCCGGCGCGCCGTTGGCCTGGGTGGCGGGGGTGCTGTTGACGCCGTTGTAGGTGTAGGTCGCCGTGTTCTGGAACTGCTTGCCGAGCGTGTTGGCGGCGGAATTGGTGAGCAGCACGGTGACGTTGATCACGGCCTGCTGGCCGGCCGGTATGTCGATGCCGCTGCCGCTGTCCTGGATCACGAGGCTCGTGGCGCTGCCGCTGTTGACCGGGGTGAAGGCAGGGCCGGAAACCCGCTGGACGCTCACGAAGCGCAGGTCCACCCCGGTCGCCGCGGCGCTCAAGTCGTCCAGGATGCGCACGTCGTACATGGCGGTGGGCTGAGGCACCGCGGGAACGGTGATGGTGTAGCCGAAGGGGCGGCCGATGGCGGCGCTGGTCACCTGGGCCTGCTTCGAGAGCGCCGTGGCCGCCGCGGTGGTGAGCTGCACGGTGGCCGCGCTGGTCGGGCCGTAGAGCTGGCGGTTGGCGGGTACGCTCGCCGCCGGGATGTCCTGGCTGTCGAAGGAGTAGTAGCCGGTCACCTGCGCCTGGTTGTTCAGGGTCACCCCGGCGCCCAGCCCCGCGTCCCCCTTCACCTGGTAGGTCACCTGCAGGGTCTGCCCCGGGGGGACCGCGTAGAGCCCCGCCGAACCGGCCGCGTCGAAATTCCAGGTGGCGATACCGCTGGCCGCGCTGTAGCTCGGGGCGAGCGTGGGCAGGGTGGCGCTGGTCGTGCCGGTGGCGCTGTCCACGAGCGTGACGCCGGTGGTGGTGACGCCCCCCTGGCGCAGGCCGACCGGCAGGGTGTCGGCGAGGACCGGGTCGTAGGCCGGGGCGGTACCGCTGTTGGCCATCCTGACGGTGTAGGTGATCGCCTCGCCGGCGCTGATCACCGTGCCGCCGCCTGCCGTGGCCGCGCTCTTGGTGACGTTCAACAGCGGTTGCCAGACGTTCAAGGTGGCGCCGGAGTTCTTCGGGGTCGCGGCCACGCCGTTGATGGCGTAGTTGAGCGTGGCGCTGTTGACGAGCTGCTGCGCCGTCGGGGACTGCGCCAGCGCGTTCTTGACCACGTGGGCGCGGTACTGGATGGTGAGCGTGTTGTTCGCCGCGTTGTTGTCGGCCGTGTTGACGACGTTGCCCAGGTTCCAGGTCAGGGTGCCGGTGGCGCCGGGCGCTGGCTGGGAGGAGACCGTGTAGCTGAAATTGCCGCTCCCCGAGGCGGGGGCGATGCTCACCAGGGCGTCGTAGGCGAGGCCGGCCGGGAGCTGGTCGGTGAGCACCACGTTCTGCGTGGTCCCTTCCCGCAGGGTGAGGGCAAGGTTGTAGACCACGGTATCGCCCACCCGCACGGTCGCGTCGGTCGCACTCCCCGGTGCGGCGCTCCAGGAATCGGAGACCACGGTTTTGGCGAGGGCGGTCGGGTCCAGCGAGGAGACGGTGGCGGAGACCGGGCCGGAACAGTAGTTGTTGGGAAGGGTGGTGGCGGGGCAGCCGGCGCCTGTGCGTTCGCCGGGGACCGAGCCGGAGAGCGAGGTCCAGTCGACGTAGACGTCGTTGGTGATGGGGGCGCCGCTGGTCTCCAGCACGGTCACCAGGTAGCTCAGCACCAGGGTCCCGCCGGCCGGGATGTCCAGGCTCGCGTCGCCGTTTTGGCTCCCCCAGTCCACGGCGCCGCTGGGAAGAGCGGCGGGCGTGGGCATGAAGCCGGTCACCGGCGCGCCGTTGATCTGCGCGGTGGCCGAGCCCGGTACCAGCGAGACGTTGGCGGGAAGGAAGTCCATGACGTCGGCATCGTAGGCCCGGGAGCCGCCGTCGTTGGTGACGGTGACGGTGTAGCGCAGGACGTCTGCGGGGGCCGCGGCGGCGGACGCGGCTTTCCCTGCCGGGGAGGCGTAGCCGACCGCCTTGGCCGCGGTGAGGTGCGGTTCGACCACCGTCATGTTGGCCGTGGTCGCCGCGCCGCCGGCCGACTGGGTCAGGCTGTCGCCGTTTAGCTTGTTGTAGGTGTAGGAAGCGGTGTTGCTGAAGCTGAGTCCAGCGCGGTTCGCACTGCTGTTCTGCAGTGCCGCCGTCACCTGGATAACCGCCTGCCCCCCCGCCGGTATGTCGATGCCGGTGGCGAGGTCCTGGAGGATGACGTTGGTCGCCGTGCCGGTGTTGGTGAGGTTCCAGTTGCCGCCGGAGATGACGTCGGCACCGACGAAGCTCATGCCTGCCGCCGAGAGCCCCAGGTTGTCCAGTATCCTCACGTCGTAGAGCGGGACGTCCGCCGGGGTGGCGGGTACCTTGATCAGGTAGCTGAACTGCTGACCGACGGTCGCCGTGGTCGAGGCAGGGTTCGCCTTGGAGAGTGCCCCCGGCGCCTGGATGGTGACCCTGGTGGGGTCTCCGCCGGAGCCGAGCAGCACGGTCCCATTGCTATAGGGATCGTCGCTCGGGCCGGCCCAGACCGTGACGGGGTTGGTGCTGGTGTCGGTCCCGGTGACGCCGGCCTGGTTGGAGACGACGGTGCCGTTGGTGAGGGTCGCGTCGAGGGTCGCGTCGAACTCGACCTGGATCTGCGCAGTGGTGGTGGCGCCACCGGGGAGGGTGAGGCCGGAAACGGTGACGGACCCCGGGGTGCCGCCGCCGGGCTGGGTGACGCTCACCGTGCCGCCCGCCGGGGTGACGGTGACGTTGGAGACGGAGCGCAGCCCGGCCGGGAGGGTATCGGTGATGGTGACCCCGTTCAAGGGGGGCCAGGTGAAGTTCTGCAAAAGCAGGGTGTAGTGCAGCCGGTCTCCCGGAAAGGCCGCCGTGGCCGGATTGGCTCCGGTGGTCAGGTCGCGCACCGTCTTCTGGAAGTAGTAGCCTGCCAGCGCGGCGGTCACCGTGTAGGCATCCTGGAAGTCGAGGGTGCCGGGGGTGCCGTCGGTTATGGTCCGGTCGTACTCGCGGCGCCCGGGATAGCCGCTGTTGGCGCTGAACCACCTGGTGGCGCCGGCGATGTTGGTGAGCGTCGCCCCCGAGGCGACCCCGGTGCTGTCGACCTGCGCCCGGTAGGTGACGATGAGGCGCTGGGTGGGGGCGATCTTGGCGGAATCGAGCAGGGTCAGGGTGAGCTGCCCGGGGGAACCGGGGCCGCCGCTCCAGGTGGTGGTGAAGTCGGTGCCGCTCACCAGCGGGGCCGACACCGGGGTCACCCCGTCGGAGGCGAAGACCTGGGCGCTGATGGTCCCGACCGGGGAGACGGTGCTCATGCCGGCCGGGATGTGGTCGGTGATGGTGGCGTTCCACGCTTCGCTTCCGCCGGTGTTCTGGACGTTGAGCGTGTACCTCACCTGTGAATCCATGTTGACCGTCGCAGCCGAACCGCTCTTGGTAAGGGTGAGGTTCGGCTCGACCACCGTCATGGGCGGGGTGGTACCGGGCCATGCCTGCAGGTCCACCATGCTGGTGCTGTTGATCGGTTTGTTGAACCACATGTTGGCGGTGTTGGAGAACTGCGACCCCGCCTGGTTCACGCCGGCCGGGTTGCTGTCGAGGACGACGGTGACCTGGATCTCCAGGTTGTACCCTGCCGGGAGCGAGGCCAGCGCCGGGTTGTATTCGTAGGAGAAGACCAGGTGCCTGGTGGCGTCCGAGAGGACGCCGGGATGGCTGCTGAGCCAGCCGCCGCTCGCCCCGAGGGTGAGCGGCGCCCCTCCGTTGAGCGGCGCCCTCGCGCCGGTAGCGGGGTTCACGAGGTAGGCGGCGTTGGTCACGTAGCTCAGGGCGGCGCCCGTGGCGGTCAAGTCGTCGGGGATGACCACGTTGGTCACCGTGGCGTCGTCGCTGTTGGCGATGTACTGGAACGTCCCCGTCGCGTCGAGTTTCCCCAAAAGCGGCACACTGATCGTATAGGTGAAGGGGACACCGACGGCGGCGGTGCTTTGCGCCGGGGGATTCTTCTTGCTCACCGCGTCGACCGGCACCATGAAGGCCTGGCAGGCCGGGCTGATGTTGTTGTACCCGCCCGGAGCCCAGTAGATCCAGAAATCGGACTGCGTCGGGTCGTTGCACGACATGTTGCCGTAATAAAAGACGTTCAGGAACGCGATGTAGTAGGATTGCTGCTGCGGGAAGTTGAAGTTTATGTTGGTGATCGGGAAGCCGCCGATGGAATCGGGGAAGTTCTTGATGGTGCAGTTGGTGTCGATCCCGAAGGTGGACGCCCCCCTGACCGCGGCGAGGGTGGCGGGGTTGTTGCCGTCGACCACGCCGCCGAACTGGGAGCAGAAGATCCCCGCTGCCCGGGCAGACGTGCCCCATCCGACCAGCATGACCAAAAGGGCGGCGGTCGCAGCCAGGCGCGCCACGGACCTGGCGGCGCCCATCCTGGCGGCGGCCATCGATAACATCAGCTTTGTCTGTGTCAGCATTCTCACTTCTGCCCTCGATGAAGATCGCTCAACTACTGTTGCGGCCCTTGGCAGGCCGACCTGCACGCACCACGAAAAAAACCCGCGCCACAGCCGGTACTTCGGCTGATGACGCGGGTTTCACTTGCCCCGTAGGGATGAGACTTACCGCTGTTTCAATGCTGCTGTCGATTTTCCGGCCGGGGTGGCCGGGTCACTTCATTCTTTCGTTCCTGATCGCGTCGCAAACGCGGTAGTCGGCGATGTTCACCGTGACCTGCAGGTGCGGCGCGGAAAGAAGCCCGATCTCCTTCATGCACTCGGTCAGCTTTCGTTTCCACTCCGGGTCAAGGGTTCGTTTGGTCAATTTTTCCATTGCATGCCTCATGTAACTTTCCTAGGGATAAAAAAAGAGCGCTCCCATCTACCGAAGATGAGAGCGCTCCTAGATCGGGGGGGGTGCCGGATGCCAAGATGCTGACTCATCTCTTCGGCAACCCGGCTATCCTTCACAGGACCCGTGGCTTTGCGTCACCAGATCACTCTGGTTTTGCCCGTTCGGAGAACGTATTCTGTTTTAAATCGCGCCGACGCCTCGCGGAGCCAATAAAAAAAGGCGCTCCCATCTGCCAAAGATGAGAGCGCCTCTTGATCGGTAATAGCGGATGCCAAGATGGGAACTCATCTCTTCGGCAACTCGGCTATCCTCATTCAAGGACCCGTGGCTTTGCGTCACCAGATCACTCTGGGTTTGCCCGTTCGGAGAACTTTTTTAACAATTTGTAATCGACGGCCACCTTTTAGCAGATGGCTTAACGCTTTGCAACAATTTTTTTTCACAATCGCGGCAATTTTTTACAATCGCCGCGGCCACCGGCCGGAAAGCTTCTTTGGCCGCCGGGGCCGGGGAGGGAAAACCCGGCATGGTTTCAAGCGGTTTTGCACCGCCCCCCTGACAGGTCCCCCACGAACGCCCCCAGCTTCGCATCGCATTCGCGGATGTGGTGATTGACCCAATGGTCCAGGATAACCAGTTGGTCGATGCTCAGGCTGGCGCTCGCGGTTCGAGGCGTGCGGATGTCTATCATCCTCTGCCTGAAGATCTCATGTTCATCCCTGTGCGCCAGGAAATCGGGATAGCAGGTGTCCATCATCAGCATCTGCTCGTAGTCGAAACACTGCGCCATGTACACCAGGATCTCGTCGAAGATGTACCCGTCCGGAGCCGGGCCTGTCATAAAGCGGTCATACGCTTCATTTATCTTCTCAACCACGTACTTGTGACACTGATCGATGTCTTCAATACCGACCACCAGGTCTGAGGTCCATTTCGTGTTAAACATAAGCCCTCCCACGGCATCATGCCAAGCACCCGAACGTTCACACTGGATATTTTGTCGTATCGAAACCGGCCCATGCCATGCTGGTCTCCCTGCGCCTGAACGCGAAAAAGCCGGGGCTTCGATATCAGGAGTGATATTTCGGCGACCCGGCTGTCTCGGTGAGACCCTTTAGGCTTTCCGTCCCATCCTCGCGGATGGTTTAGTATTTTCGTGTATCGGTTCTTGTTATTGCGGACGCAACATAGCGCAGCAAGGCAAGCGTGTCAATGACATTTAATGTGCCGTACCCTAGCGTGCGGGCGAAACGGCAGCTTCCAAGGCCTGATCCCACCACCCCGATCCGGCCTTGGTCAAAACTGCCGCGGCACGGTGCACACGGGCCGCCTACTTGCCCCCCCCGAGAGCGCTCTTCACCTTCTTCAGCGTGTCGATGTTCTTCTGAAGGCCGCTCACGTTCTTCTCCATTTCGGTGATGGTGGTGCCGAGCTGGGCCACGCTGCCGATGATGCCTCCGCTGCCGGCCGCCCTCTGCAGCAGTTCGTTGCCCAACTCTCCCATCTGGGCGTTGGCACGCTGCTCGCTGATCGAGCCGCAGAGGTATCCCGCCACAAAGACCACGGCAAAGGCCGCGACCCGCAAACTGTAGACGACGCTTTTCTGTTTCATGTCAGTTCCTCCCATGACCCGATGCCTTATCACCGCCACGCCCGGTTGCTCACCCTACTTTTTCTTTTCCTTCTTCTCCGGCTTGGCGGCAGCCTCCTTGGCCTCGATACTGGCGGCTTTCATGGTGTACATGATGGTGACCTTGCTGCCGACCTTGATGTCGCCGGTGACCTTGGTGTCCTTGTCCTTGGCGATCTGCCACTTCTCGCTCCCCTTCTGAACTACGATCATGTCGTCCTTCACTTCGAGTACCGGCCCGGTCACCTGATAGCTCTTGGGAGCGGCATAGACGGTCGTTGCGGCAAGCAGAGTGATCCCCGTTAAAGCTGCGACAAGTTTCATACTGTTTCCTCCTTGAGAGTTGTGAGTGCTGGAACGCTACATTGATAACAGCTTACCGCCGCAAGTCAAACCGCTGCGGGTCATGACTCCGGATCCCCCTACCCTTTGACCGACGCCGCCCCTCTAGCAGGCAAAGGGTTTTTGCAGCATTATCGTCTGCACCGGCATCGGCGCCGGGAAGCCTGCGGCAGCGAGGCTCTCACGGATCACCTTGTTACCGTCGAAATAGACCTGCCAGTAGTGGTCATTGTGACAATACGGCCGCACAGCGAGCACCGGGCCGAGCGCGGTGAATTCCAGGATATCCACCTGCACCTGGGGATCGGGCAGTACGTTGGGAACCTGGGCGAGCTTCTCCCGCAAGAGAAGCATGGCGGCAACGTGGTCGGCATCGCCGGAAAGCTGGCACTTCATTTCGACCCTCCTGAACGGGTTGGTCGAATAATTCTGGATGGTGTCGCTGAAGATCTTGTTGTTGCCGACCATGGTGAGGACGTTGTCCGCCGTGTTGATGGAGGTTATGAACAGCCCGATCTCCTTGATGGTCCCGGTCACCCCTGCGGCTGTCACGAAGTCGCCGACCTTGAACGGGTGCAGCACGATCAGGAAGATGCCTGCGGCGAGGTTGGCGAGCAGGCCGCCCCAGGCGGCGCCAATCGCGATGCC
It encodes the following:
- a CDS encoding bacteriohemerythrin; the encoded protein is MFNTKWTSDLVVGIEDIDQCHKYVVEKINEAYDRFMTGPAPDGYIFDEILVYMAQCFDYEQMLMMDTCYPDFLAHRDEHEIFRQRMIDIRTPRTASASLSIDQLVILDHWVNHHIRECDAKLGAFVGDLSGGRCKTA
- a CDS encoding mechanosensitive ion channel family protein — protein: MDNVGQYQQLAVTYATEYGTKLVAVILFWLVGRWLIGLVGRMLQGVLERQKVDPTLMRYIGNFVSVTLNIVLVVAILGYCGIQTTTFAALVAGVGIAIGAAWGGLLANLAAGIFLIVLHPFKVGDFVTAAGVTGTIKEIGLFITSINTADNVLTMVGNNKIFSDTIQNYSTNPFRRVEMKCQLSGDADHVAAMLLLREKLAQVPNVLPDPQVQVDILEFTALGPVLAVRPYCHNDHYWQVYFDGNKVIRESLAAAGFPAPMPVQTIMLQKPFAC
- a CDS encoding isopeptide-forming domain-containing fimbrial protein — translated: MLSMAAARMGAARSVARLAATAALLVMLVGWGTSARAAGIFCSQFGGVVDGNNPATLAAVRGASTFGIDTNCTIKNFPDSIGGFPITNINFNFPQQQSYYIAFLNVFYYGNMSCNDPTQSDFWIYWAPGGYNNISPACQAFMVPVDAVSKKNPPAQSTAAVGVPFTYTISVPLLGKLDATGTFQYIANSDDATVTNVVIPDDLTATGAALSYVTNAAYLVNPATGARAPLNGGAPLTLGASGGWLSSHPGVLSDATRHLVFSYEYNPALASLPAGYNLEIQVTVVLDSNPAGVNQAGSQFSNTANMWFNKPINSTSMVDLQAWPGTTPPMTVVEPNLTLTKSGSAATVNMDSQVRYTLNVQNTGGSEAWNATITDHIPAGMSTVSPVGTISAQVFASDGVTPVSAPLVSGTDFTTTWSGGPGSPGQLTLTLLDSAKIAPTQRLIVTYRAQVDSTGVASGATLTNIAGATRWFSANSGYPGRREYDRTITDGTPGTLDFQDAYTVTAALAGYYFQKTVRDLTTGANPATAAFPGDRLHYTLLLQNFTWPPLNGVTITDTLPAGLRSVSNVTVTPAGGTVSVTQPGGGTPGSVTVSGLTLPGGATTTAQIQVEFDATLDATLTNGTVVSNQAGVTGTDTSTNPVTVWAGPSDDPYSNGTVLLGSGGDPTRVTIQAPGALSKANPASTTATVGQQFSYLIKVPATPADVPLYDVRILDNLGLSAAGMSFVGADVISGGNWNLTNTGTATNVILQDLATGIDIPAGGQAVIQVTAALQNSSANRAGLSFSNTASYTYNKLNGDSLTQSAGGAATTANMTVVEPHLTAAKAVGYASPAGKAASAAAAPADVLRYTVTVTNDGGSRAYDADVMDFLPANVSLVPGSATAQINGAPVTGFMPTPAALPSGAVDWGSQNGDASLDIPAGGTLVLSYLVTVLETSGAPITNDVYVDWTSLSGSVPGERTGAGCPATTLPNNYCSGPVSATVSSLDPTALAKTVVSDSWSAAPGSATDATVRVGDTVVYNLALTLREGTTQNVVLTDQLPAGLAYDALVSIAPASGSGNFSYTVSSQPAPGATGTLTWNLGNVVNTADNNAANNTLTIQYRAHVVKNALAQSPTAQQLVNSATLNYAINGVAATPKNSGATLNVWQPLLNVTKSAATAGGGTVISAGEAITYTVRMANSGTAPAYDPVLADTLPVGLRQGGVTTTGVTLVDSATGTTSATLPTLAPSYSAASGIATWNFDAAGSAGLYAVPPGQTLQVTYQVKGDAGLGAGVTLNNQAQVTGYYSFDSQDIPAASVPANRQLYGPTSAATVQLTTAAATALSKQAQVTSAAIGRPFGYTITVPAVPQPTAMYDVRILDDLSAAATGVDLRFVSVQRVSGPAFTPVNSGSATSLVIQDSGSGIDIPAGQQAVINVTVLLTNSAANTLGKQFQNTATYTYNGVNSTPATQANGAPGASAAIIIVGPALTVQKSGPATINALAPGLFTLNVQNTGGSTAWQATLTDLLPSVTTPAPGSMCGSAPTGVTARVYQADGVTPVSANLVNGTDFTVGFAPAPACTMTVAMKSSAAAIAPGERLLVTYSASLDPYTAGGITLTNVAGATRWLSADPAVTATGDIQATTAALTNGTPGVLDSQDAFTVTTQAPLLSFTKTVQNATTGQSGANARPGDTLKYTLTIRNVGALGAANFTLTDELDKLNATAMFAPGTLKLLSVPAGANVAATSVNGGGKGTGVVSVGNLTVAPQGQAGDVLLVEFQDTLAPVLDSGSLVQNQAQVASPLLPSQLSDDPSLPGTADPTRTVIASAPRFLLQKTVRDVTSGSATVKAGDTLRYTITVKNDGTENATGVTLRDQVPANTAYVPNSTTLNGKPVADVGAASPLQGGMTVNSPANPVPGTMPAAAGTASNVATVTFEVRISRSVVAGTLISNQAFLAGTGAASGPFPEEASDNPATPVPNDPTTVIVGNLPLLYALKTVQLVADANGDGLVDPGDELQYTITMTNSGAPPATGVLFTDAIPANTTYVPNSVRLNGAAVADAAAGVSPLTNGIGVVSPGVTPPAPPATAGTLAAGGTGVVTFKVQVNQGVAAGTVISNQGSVASAELPLLATDSDGTPANGYQPTVIAVGNAQQLSITKSAVVVGGGAALPGSILEYTVRATNIGQVPATGVVLTDDLTPLLPQGSYLSGSAVMNGSSSGVSYAAPVLTANYGASHGALAPGASVALRFQVKLNATVSSGSVVNNTAQASWDTPTRVASAGTAVTVGGMPGSASLAGSVWQDANHDNVLDGGEIPSAGWAVELYQDGRAVGTVNSSADGSYRFSGVTPNAGTAIRYELRFRAPGAGAATALLGWCSSPFTNGMQRISDIVAGGGTLLQGLNLPLTPNGVVYNSIVRTPVPGATLTMVQAASRTALAASCFNDPVQQGQVTTASGLYKFDLNFSDPSCPSGGDYLIQVTPPASGYTAGVSKLVPPASSDSTASFAVPSCPGGAFDAVPTTAGYCEAQASDLAPGTSVLPGAATAYYLRLTLDNLQPGYSQIYNNHIAVDPTLNTAIAITKTAAVTDVSRGTLVPYTITLNNTLGATLRDLSVVDTFPAGFKYVAGSARLDGRKAEPTQNTRQMTWNISQLTSSTSHSITFLMIVGSGVSEGEYVNRAQVLSNITDSVASGVASATVRVIPDADLDCTDVIGKVFDDVNTNGYPDQGEKGLAGVRAVTARGLVATTDEFGRFHITCAMVPDQDRGSNFILKLDERTLPTGYRVTGENPQVQRATRGKMLRFNFGAAIHHVVSLDVADGAFEPNGTRLRRQWQPRIDLLLKELRKAPAVLRLSYLAEVESKALVERRLKALKAEISGKWGDGYPLTIETEVFWRRGAPP